The Castor canadensis chromosome 8, mCasCan1.hap1v2, whole genome shotgun sequence genome contains a region encoding:
- the Cpne5 gene encoding copine-5 isoform X3, whose product MKKKKYVNSGTVTLLSFAVESECTFLDYIKGGTQINFTVAIDFTASNGNPSQSTSLHYMSPYQLNAYALALTAVGEIIQHYDSDKMFPALGFGAKLPPDGRVSHEFPLNGNQENPSCCGIDGILEAYHRSLRTVQLYGPTNFAPVVTHVARNAAAVQDGSQYSVLLIITDGVISDMAQTKEAIVNAAKLPMSIIIVGVGQAEFDAMVELDGDDVRISSRGKLAERDIVQFVPFRDYVDRTGNHVLSMARLARDVLAEIPEQLVSYMKAQGIRPRPPPAAPVHSPPKSPARTPPASPLHTHI is encoded by the exons atgaagaaaaagaaatacgtGAATTCCGGAACT GTCACCCTGCTTTCCTTTGCTGTGGAGTCGGAGTGTACCTTCCTAGACTACATCAAAGGAGG GACTCAGATCAACTTCACCGTGGCCATCGACTTCACAGCCTCCAATG GGAACCCCTCACAGTCCACATCTCTGCACTACATGAGCCCTTACCAGCTGAACGCCTATGCGCTGGCACTGACGGCCGTTGGTGAGATTATCCAGCACTACGACAGTGACAAGATGTTTCCTGCCCTGGGCTTTGGAGCCAAGCTGCCTCCGGACGGCAGGGTGTCCCACGAGTTCCCACTG AACGGTAACCAGGAGAACCCCTCATGCTGTGGCATCGATGGCATCCTGGAGGCCTACCACCGCAGCCTGCGCACGGTGCAGCTCTACGGCCCCACCAACTTCGCCCCGGTCGTCACCCATGTGGCCAG GAATGCCGCAGCCGTGCAGGACGGCTCCCAGTACTCCGTGCTTCTCATTATCACCGACGGGGTCATATCCGACATGGCACAGACCAAGGAGGCCATCGTCAAC GCCGCCAAGCTGCCGATGTCCATCATCATCGTCGGAGTGGGCCAGGCGGAGTTTGACG CCATGGTAGAGCTGGACGGTGATGACGTACGGATCTCCTCCCGGGGGAAACTGGCTGAGCGGGACATCGTTCAG TTTGTGCCCTTCCGGGACTATGTGGACCGCACAGGCAACCACGTGCTCAGCATGGCCCGCCTGGCCCGAGATGTGCTGGCCGAGATCCCAGAACAGCTGGTGTCCTACATGAAGGCCCAGGGCATCCGCCCGCGACCCCCTCCCGCAGCGCCAGTGCACTCACCCCCGAAGTCCCCGGCCCGCACGCCCCCCGCCTCCCCGCTGCACACACACATCTGA
- the Cpne5 gene encoding copine-5 isoform X4, which produces MSPYQLNAYALALTAVGEIIQHYDSDKMFPALGFGAKLPPDGRVSHEFPLNGNQENPSCCGIDGILEAYHRSLRTVQLYGPTNFAPVVTHVARNAAAVQDGSQYSVLLIITDGVISDMAQTKEAIVNAAKLPMSIIIVGVGQAEFDAMVELDGDDVRISSRGKLAERDIVQFVPFRDYVDRTGNHVLSMARLARDVLAEIPEQLVSYMKAQGIRPRPPPAAPVHSPPKSPARTPPASPLHTHI; this is translated from the exons ATGAGCCCTTACCAGCTGAACGCCTATGCGCTGGCACTGACGGCCGTTGGTGAGATTATCCAGCACTACGACAGTGACAAGATGTTTCCTGCCCTGGGCTTTGGAGCCAAGCTGCCTCCGGACGGCAGGGTGTCCCACGAGTTCCCACTG AACGGTAACCAGGAGAACCCCTCATGCTGTGGCATCGATGGCATCCTGGAGGCCTACCACCGCAGCCTGCGCACGGTGCAGCTCTACGGCCCCACCAACTTCGCCCCGGTCGTCACCCATGTGGCCAG GAATGCCGCAGCCGTGCAGGACGGCTCCCAGTACTCCGTGCTTCTCATTATCACCGACGGGGTCATATCCGACATGGCACAGACCAAGGAGGCCATCGTCAAC GCCGCCAAGCTGCCGATGTCCATCATCATCGTCGGAGTGGGCCAGGCGGAGTTTGACG CCATGGTAGAGCTGGACGGTGATGACGTACGGATCTCCTCCCGGGGGAAACTGGCTGAGCGGGACATCGTTCAG TTTGTGCCCTTCCGGGACTATGTGGACCGCACAGGCAACCACGTGCTCAGCATGGCCCGCCTGGCCCGAGATGTGCTGGCCGAGATCCCAGAACAGCTGGTGTCCTACATGAAGGCCCAGGGCATCCGCCCGCGACCCCCTCCCGCAGCGCCAGTGCACTCACCCCCGAAGTCCCCGGCCCGCACGCCCCCCGCCTCCCCGCTGCACACACACATCTGA